Proteins co-encoded in one Brassica rapa cultivar Chiifu-401-42 chromosome A02, CAAS_Brap_v3.01, whole genome shotgun sequence genomic window:
- the LOC103850532 gene encoding uncharacterized protein LOC103850532 isoform X6, whose protein sequence is MGEDEIIGFESLKQTLVYWNVDDYPIPVDTTDDLDPVFGDILKALHVMGFREGSMQVSLYDEQINREGALVDWTLPESETYGACFYKVPDITWYMIRDSSFYRAGPVNYFVIAKPKRELHRVLHCLQSRRHNVLLVKPPPDEEFLFSVASLLENARFLGGGKPRFKELYVSYASEYDMCFEEYVDIPEDVSKTVDFSERIPTVRGPRTAVFWDAVDCPFPPSSTPDAIYHSISSALVERYFSDNITIWAYLDDDDKKGSALLGGDKTWTSRIYFLPGGDKASRRIRMLNDMFLLARDSPQWSSYDASLVLFADQFIGAGYYINMLQRLDDIRYHILLVTPTLDINKPETPQWPGLLLDRGAASFALETSKISEAHAAAEEEETPKKLDTHGKLGT, encoded by the exons ATGGGCGAAGACGAGATCATCGGTTTTGAGTCCT TGAAGCAGACGCTCGTGTACTGGAACGTGGATGACTACCCAATCCCTGTAGATACTACCGATGATCTTGATCCTGTTTTTGGTGATATCTTAAAAGCTCTTCATGTAATGGGCTTTCGTGAGGGGTCTATGCAAGTGTCTCTGTATGATGAGCAAATCAACAGGGAGGGGGCTCTAGTCGACTGGACTTTACCCGAAA GCGAAACTTACGGCGCTTGTTTTTACAAAGTGCCGGATATCACTTGGTATATGATTCGTGACTCATCATTTTACAGAGCAGGACCAGTAAACTATTTTGTAATTGCAAAACCAAAAAGGGAGTTACATAGGGTTCTGCACTGTTTGCAATCAAGGCGTCACAATGTTCTTCTTGTAAAGCCGCCGCCTGATGAAGAATTTCTCTTTAGTGTAGCCTCTCTACTTGAGAATGCTCGATTTTTAGGTGGAGGAAAGCCTAGATTCAAAGAATTATATGTTTCTTATGCGTCTGAGTATGATATGTGCTTTGAAGAGTATGTAGACATCCCAGAAGATGTCTCCAAGACGGTAGATTTCTCCG AGCGTATCCCAACCGTCAGAGGGCCTAGGACAGCCGTCTTCTGGGACGCCGTGGATTGCCCTTTCCCTCCTTCTTCCACTCCTGATGCGATCTACCACTCTATCTCATCAGCTCTTGTTGAAAGGTATTTTAGTGATAATATTACTATCTGGGCCTATCTTGATGATGATGACAAGAAAGGGTCTGCCTTACTGGGTGGTGACAAGACGTGGACTTCCAGAATCTACTTTCTTCCCGGAG GGGATAAAGCCTCGAGACGTATCAGAATGTTAAATGACATGTTTTTATTGGCAAGGGACTCTCCTCAGTGGAGTAGTTATGACGCTAGTTTGGTCCTGTTCGCAGATCAGTTCATAGGTGCCGGCTACTACATCAATATGCTTCAAAGATTGGATGACATTCGTTACCATATTCTCTTAGTCACTCCGACTCTTGACATCAACAAACCCGAAACCCCTCAATGGCCCGGATTGCTTTTAGATAGAGGCGCAGCCAGTTTTGCTCTTGAAACTAGCAAAATCTCTGAAGCCCATGCTGccgcagaagaagaagaaacacctAAGAAGCTGGACACGCATGGCAAACTGGGGACATGA
- the LOC103850532 gene encoding uncharacterized protein LOC103850532 isoform X7 gives MGEDEIIGFESLKQTLVYWNVDDYPIPVDTTDDLDPVFGDILKALHVMGFREGSMQVSLYDEQINREGALVDWTLPESETYGACFYKVPDITWYMIRDSSFYRAGPVNYFVIAKPKRELHRVLHCLQSRRHNVLLVKPPPDEEFLFSVASLLENARFLGGGKPRFKELYVSYASEYDMCFEEYVDIPEDVSKTVDFSERIPTVRGPRTAVFWDAVDCPFPPSSTPDAIYHSISSALVERYFSDNITIWAYLDDDDKKGSALLGGDKTWTSRIYFLPGGDKASRRIRMLNDMFLWARDSPRGMRYEASLVLFADQFIGAGGYYTDMLRRLDAMYYDLLFVTPTLDINNPESPQWPGLLLDRGATYFAFEEPPSPKMHEAHAAAEEEETPKKLQII, from the exons ATGGGCGAAGACGAGATCATCGGTTTTGAGTCCT TGAAGCAGACGCTCGTGTACTGGAACGTGGATGACTACCCAATCCCTGTAGATACTACCGATGATCTTGATCCTGTTTTTGGTGATATCTTAAAAGCTCTTCATGTAATGGGCTTTCGTGAGGGGTCTATGCAAGTGTCTCTGTATGATGAGCAAATCAACAGGGAGGGGGCTCTAGTCGACTGGACTTTACCCGAAA GCGAAACTTACGGCGCTTGTTTTTACAAAGTGCCGGATATCACTTGGTATATGATTCGTGACTCATCATTTTACAGAGCAGGACCAGTAAACTATTTTGTAATTGCAAAACCAAAAAGGGAGTTACATAGGGTTCTGCACTGTTTGCAATCAAGGCGTCACAATGTTCTTCTTGTAAAGCCGCCGCCTGATGAAGAATTTCTCTTTAGTGTAGCCTCTCTACTTGAGAATGCTCGATTTTTAGGTGGAGGAAAGCCTAGATTCAAAGAATTATATGTTTCTTATGCGTCTGAGTATGATATGTGCTTTGAAGAGTATGTAGACATCCCAGAAGATGTCTCCAAGACGGTAGATTTCTCCG AGCGTATCCCAACCGTCAGAGGGCCTAGGACAGCCGTCTTCTGGGACGCCGTGGATTGCCCTTTCCCTCCTTCTTCCACTCCTGATGCGATCTACCACTCTATCTCATCAGCTCTTGTTGAAAGGTATTTTAGTGATAATATTACTATCTGGGCCTATCTTGATGATGATGACAAGAAAGGGTCTGCCTTACTGGGTGGTGACAAGACGTGGACTTCCAGAATCTACTTTCTTCCCGGAG GGGATAAAGCCTCGAGACGTATCAGAATGTTAAATGACATGTTTTTATGGGCAAGGGACTCTCCTCGGGGCATGCGTTATGAAGCTAGTTTGGTCCTGTTCGCAGATCAGTTCATAGGTGCCGGCGGCTACTACACCGATATGCTTCGACGATTGGATGCCATGTATTACGATCTTCTCTTTGTCACGCCGACTCTGGACATCAACAACCCCGAAAGCCCTCAGTGGCCTGGATTGCTTTTAGATAGAGGCGCAACCTATTTTGCTTTTGAAGAACCTCCTAGCCCCAAAATGCATGAAGCCCATGCCGccgctgaagaagaagaaacacctAAGAAGCTTCAAATTATATGA
- the LOC103850532 gene encoding uncharacterized protein LOC103850532 isoform X5, translated as MGEDEIIGFESLKQTLVFWNMDDYPIPVDTTDDLGPVFGDISKALDLMGFRLGFMDVRLYSEQHNYDKKSADIIRPSLPTCRSYSGCVYKVPDITLHMIRHALYLGPGPVNFFVIAKPQRELLRVLQCLKLRRHNVLLVKPPPPDEECLFSVDSLLKYARLLGGGKPRYNPLQGYMDEFDSSLEKYIEIKEDVSKTVDFSERIPTVKGPRTAVFWDAVDFPFPPSSTPDEIYHSISSALVEREFSDNITIWAYLDDDADKKGSWLGGDKTWASRIYFLPGGDNASRRIRMINDINLWMRDSPKMTTSYEASLVLFSDQFKDDDVYYRDMLQRLGNMRYYVLLVTPALDINKPETPGWPGLLIDRGAYFFDEVKIQIYQGPDAAAAAEEETPPIMSDMDYSLLCPFGDQKSDSSEDEDSPFWPPRTDDMVIDGGQTSAEQETPVYRWDPFTLMYKLESLFPKENEADTEEEETPDKLATHGTCRLDPTRFEWPGRQIDGGSGWGSSEEPCPKRHKAEENT; from the exons ATGGGCGAAGACGAGATCATCGGTTTTGAGTCCT TGAAGCAGACACTGGTGTTCTGGAACATGGATGATTACCCAATCCCTGTTGATACTACAGATGATCTTGGTCCTGTTTTTGGTGATATCTCAAAAGCTCTTGATCTAATGGGTTTTCGTCTCGGTTTTATGGACGTGAGATTGTACTCTGAGCAACACAACTACGACAAAAAATCGGCCGATATAATCCGCCCATCCTTACCCACAT GTCGGTCTTATTCGGGTTGTGTTTACAAAGTGCCGGATATCACTTTGCATATGATTCGTCACGCATTATACCTTGGACCAGGACCAGTGAATTTTTTTGTAATCGCCAAACCACAAAGGGAGTTACTCAGGGTTCTGCAGTGTTTGAAATTGAGGCGTCACAATGTTCTTCTAGTAAAGCCACCGCCGCCTGATGAAGAATGTCTCTTTAGTGTTGACTCTCTGCTTAAATATGCACGACTTTTAGGTGGAGGAAAGCCTAGATACAACCCTTTACAAGGTTATATGGATGAGTTTGATAGCTCTCTAGAAAAGTATATAGAGATCAAAGAAGATGTCTCCAAGACGGTAGATTTCTCCG AGCGTATCCCAACCGTCAAAGGGCCTAGGACAGCCGTCTTCTGGGACGCCGTGGATTTCCCTTTCCCTCCTTCTTCCACCCCTGATGAGATCTACCACTCTATCTCATCAGCTCTTGTTGAAAGGGAGTTTAGTGATAACATTACAATCTGGGCCTATCTTGATGATGATGCCGACAAGAAAGGGTCTTGGCTGGGTGGTGACAAGACGTGGGCTTCCAGAATCTACTTTCTTCCTGGAG GGGATAACGCCTCTAGACGTATCAGAATGATAAATGACATTAATTTATGGATGAGGGACTCTCCCAAGATGACCACGAGTTATGAAGCTAGTTTGGTCCTATTCTCAGACCAGTTCAAAGATGACGACGTCTACTACAGAGATATGCTTCAACGATTGGGTAACATGCGTTACTATGTTCTCTTAGTCACTCCGGCTCTGGACATCAACAAACCAGAAACCCCTGGATGGCCTGGATTGCTTATAGATAGAGGCGCATACTTTTTTGATGAAGTGAAAATCCAAATCTATCAAGGACCCGATGCTGCGGCGGCGGCCGAAGAAGAAACACCTCCGATTATGAGTGACATGGATTACAGTCTTCTCTGCCCTTTTGGTGATCAAAAAAGCGACAGCTCTGAAGATGAAGACAGTCCATTCTGGCCACCTCGGACTGATGACATGGTAATAGATGGAGGACAAACCTCTGCCGAACAAGAAACACCCGTCTATCGCTGGGATCCTTTTACTCTCATGTACAAACTTGAAAGCCTATTTCCCAAAGAGAATGAAGCCGAtaccgaagaagaagagacaCCTGACAAGCTTGCCACGCATGGCACTTGTCGCTTGGATCCTACAAGATTTGAATGGCCAGGACGGCAAATAGATGGAGGATCAGGCTGGGGAAGCTCTGAAGAACCTTGTCCCAAAAGGCATAAGGCTGAAGAAAACACCTGA
- the LOC103850532 gene encoding uncharacterized protein LOC103850532 isoform X3, protein MGEDEIIGFESLRQTLVYWNIDDYPIPTDDLVPVFGDILKALHVMGFRNGYIDVYLYSEQINCEAIVTNDFLGQGEYYCAFGYKVLDITLYMIRRATCIGPGPVNYFVIAKPKRELHRVLQCLKSRRHNVLLVKPPPPGEKFLFSVDSLLENARFLGGGKPRFKELYASHASEYDISFEKYVEIKEDVSKMVDFSERIPTVRGPRTAVFWDAVDCPFPPSSSPDAIYHSISSALVEREFSDNITIWAYLDDDDDKKGSWLGGDKTWASRIYFLPGGDKASRRIRMINDIHLWMRDSPQKSTSYEASLVLFSDQFKDDDVYYRDMLQQLGNMRYYVLLVTPALDINKPETPEWPGLLLDRGAYFFDQVKSQIYQGPDDAAAEEETPPIMSDMDYSLLCPFGDQTSESSEDEDSPFWPPRTDDMLIDAGQSSAEQETPVYRWDPFTLMYKLESLFPKEEHEAEEDTPDKLATHGTCRLETNTEDIKKPESPKLPGRQIDGGSGWGSSEEPCPKRHKAEENT, encoded by the exons ATGGGCGAAGACGAGATCATCGGTTTTGAGTCCT TGAGGCAGACGCTCGTGTACTGGAACATAGATGACTACCCAATCCCTACCGATGATCTTGTTCCTGTTTTTGGCGATATCTTAAAAGCTCTTCATGTAATGGGCTTTCGTAATGGGTATATAGACGTGTATCTGTATTCTGAGCAAATCAACTGCGAGGCCATAGTAACTAATGACTTCTTAGGCCAAG GCGAGTATTATTGTGCTTTTGGTTACAAAGTGCTCGATATCACTTTGTATATGATTCGTCGCGCAACGTGTATTGGACCAGGACCAGtgaattattttgtaattgCAAAACCAAAAAGGGAGTTACATAGGGTTCTGCAGTGTTTGAAATCGAGGCGTCACAATGTTCTTCTAGTAAAGCCGCCGCCCCCTGGTGAAAAGTTTCTCTTTAGTGTAGACTCTCTACTTGAGAATGCTCGATTTTTAGGTGGAGGAAAGCCTAGATTCAAAGAATTATATGCCTCTCATGCGTCTGAGTATGATATCTCCTTTGAAAAGTATGTAGAGATCAAAGAAGATGTCTCCAAGATGGTAGATTTCTCCG AGCGTATCCCAACAGTCAGAGGGCCTAGGACAGCCGTCTTCTGGGACGCCGTGGATTGCCCTTTCCCTCCTTCTTCCTCTCCTGATGCGATCTACCACTCTATCTCATCAGCCCTTGTGGAAAGGGAGTTTAGTGATAACATTACAATCTGGGCCTatcttgatgatgatgacgacaaGAAAGGGTCTTGGCTGGGTGGTGACAAGACGTGGGCTTCCAGAATCTACTTTCTTCCCGGAG GGGATAAAGCCTCTAGACGTATCAGAATGATAAATGACATTCATTTATGGATGAGGGACTCTCCGCAGAAGTCCACGAGTTATGAAGCTAGTTTGGTCCTATTCTCAGACCAGTTCAAAGATGACGACGTCTACTACAGAGATATGCTTCAACAATTGGGTAACATGCGTTACTATGTTCTCTTAGTCACTCCGGCTCTGGACATCAACAAACCAGAAACCCCTGAATGGCCTGGATTGCTTCTAGATAGAGGCGCATACTTTTTTGATCAAGTAAAAAGCCAAATCTATCAAGGACCCGATGATGCGGCGGCCGAAGAAGAAACACCTCCGATTATGAGTGACATGGATTACAGTCTTCTCTGCCCTTTTGGTGATCAAACAAGCGAAAGCTCTGAAGATGAAGACAGTCCATTCTGGCCACCTCGGACTGATGACATGCTAATAGATGCAGGACAAAGCTCTGCCGAACAAGAAACACCCGTCTATCGCTGGGACCCTTTTACCCTCATGTACAAACTTGAAAGCCTATTTCCCAAAGAGGAGCATGAAGCCGAAGAAGACACACCTGACAAACTTGCCACGCATGGCACTTGTCGCTTGGAAACTAACACTGAGGACATCAAGAAACCAGAAAGCCCTAAATTGCCAGGACGGCAAATAGATGGAGGATCAGGCTGGGGAAGCTCTGAAGAACCTTGTCCCAAAAGGCATAAGGCTGAAGAAAACACCTGA
- the LOC103850532 gene encoding uncharacterized protein LOC103850532 isoform X8: MGEDEIIGFEALRQTLVYWNIDDYPIPTDDLVPVFGDILKALHVMGFRNGYIDVYLYSEQINCEAIVTNDFLGQGEYYCAFGYKVLDITLYMIRRATCIGPGPVNYFVIAKPKRELHRVLQCLKSRRHNVLLVKPPPPGEKFLFSVDSLLENARFLGGGKPRFKELYASHASEYDISFEKYVEIKEDVSKMVDFSERIPTVRGPRTAVFWDAVDCPFPPSSSPDAIYHSISSALVEREFSDNITIWAYLDDDDDKKGSWLGGDKTWASRIYFLPGGDKASRRIRMLNDMFLWARDSPRGMRYEASLVLFADQFIGAGGYYTDMLRRLDAMYYDLLFVTPTLDINNPESPQWPGLLLDRGATYFAFEEPPSPKMHEAHAAAEEEETPKKLQII, translated from the exons ATGGGCGAAGACGAGATCATCGGTTTTGAGGCCT TGAGGCAGACGCTCGTGTACTGGAACATAGATGACTACCCAATCCCTACCGATGATCTTGTTCCTGTTTTTGGCGATATCTTAAAAGCTCTTCATGTAATGGGCTTTCGTAATGGGTATATAGACGTGTATCTGTATTCTGAGCAAATCAACTGCGAGGCCATAGTAACTAATGACTTCTTAGGCCAAG GCGAGTATTATTGTGCTTTTGGTTACAAAGTGCTCGATATCACTTTGTATATGATTCGTCGCGCAACGTGTATTGGACCAGGACCAGtgaattattttgtaattgCAAAACCAAAAAGGGAGTTACATAGGGTTCTGCAGTGTTTGAAATCGAGGCGTCACAATGTTCTTCTAGTAAAGCCGCCGCCCCCTGGTGAAAAGTTTCTCTTTAGTGTAGACTCTCTACTTGAGAATGCTCGATTTTTAGGTGGAGGAAAGCCTAGATTCAAAGAATTATATGCCTCTCATGCGTCTGAGTATGATATCTCCTTTGAAAAGTATGTAGAGATCAAAGAAGATGTCTCCAAGATGGTAGATTTCTCCG AGCGTATCCCAACAGTCAGAGGGCCTAGGACAGCCGTCTTCTGGGACGCCGTGGATTGCCCTTTCCCTCCTTCTTCCTCTCCTGATGCGATCTACCACTCTATCTCATCAGCCCTTGTGGAAAGGGAGTTTAGTGATAACATTACAATCTGGGCCTatcttgatgatgatgacgacaaGAAAGGGTCTTGGCTGGGTGGTGACAAGACGTGGGCTTCCAGAATCTACTTTCTTCCCGGAG GGGATAAAGCCTCGAGACGTATCAGAATGTTAAATGACATGTTTTTATGGGCAAGGGACTCTCCTCGGGGCATGCGTTATGAAGCTAGTTTGGTCCTGTTCGCAGATCAGTTCATAGGTGCCGGCGGCTACTACACCGATATGCTTCGACGATTGGATGCCATGTATTACGATCTTCTCTTTGTCACGCCGACTCTGGACATCAACAACCCCGAAAGCCCTCAGTGGCCTGGATTGCTTTTAGATAGAGGCGCAACCTATTTTGCTTTTGAAGAACCTCCTAGCCCCAAAATGCATGAAGCCCATGCCGccgctgaagaagaagaaacacctAAGAAGCTTCAAATTATATGA
- the LOC103850532 gene encoding uncharacterized protein LOC103850532 isoform X2, which yields MGEDEIIGFEALRQTLVYWNIDDYPIPTDDLVPVFGDILKALHVMGFRNGYIDVYLYSEQINCEAIVTNDFLGQGEYYCAFGYKVLDITLYMIRRATCIGPGPVNYFVIAKPKRELHRVLQCLKSRRHNVLLVKPPPPGEKFLFSVDSLLENARFLGGGKPRFKELYASHASEYDISFEKYVEIKEDVSKMVDFSERIPTVRGPRTAVFWDAVDCPFPPSSSPDAIYHSISSALVEREFSDNITIWAYLDDDDDKKGSWLGGDKTWASRIYFLPGGDKASRRIRMINDIHLWMRDSPQKSTSYEASLVLFSDQFKDDDVYYRDMLQQLGNMRYYVLLVTPALDINKPETPEWPGLLLDRGAYFFDQVKSQIYQGPDDAAAEEETPPIMSDMDYSLLCPFGDQTSESSEDEDSPFWPPRTDDMLIDAGQSSAEQETPVYRWDPFTLMYKLESLFPKEEHEAEEDTPDKLATHGTCRLETNTEDIKKPESPKLPGRQIDGGSGWGSSEEPCPKRHKAEENT from the exons ATGGGCGAAGACGAGATCATCGGTTTTGAGGCCT TGAGGCAGACGCTCGTGTACTGGAACATAGATGACTACCCAATCCCTACCGATGATCTTGTTCCTGTTTTTGGCGATATCTTAAAAGCTCTTCATGTAATGGGCTTTCGTAATGGGTATATAGACGTGTATCTGTATTCTGAGCAAATCAACTGCGAGGCCATAGTAACTAATGACTTCTTAGGCCAAG GCGAGTATTATTGTGCTTTTGGTTACAAAGTGCTCGATATCACTTTGTATATGATTCGTCGCGCAACGTGTATTGGACCAGGACCAGtgaattattttgtaattgCAAAACCAAAAAGGGAGTTACATAGGGTTCTGCAGTGTTTGAAATCGAGGCGTCACAATGTTCTTCTAGTAAAGCCGCCGCCCCCTGGTGAAAAGTTTCTCTTTAGTGTAGACTCTCTACTTGAGAATGCTCGATTTTTAGGTGGAGGAAAGCCTAGATTCAAAGAATTATATGCCTCTCATGCGTCTGAGTATGATATCTCCTTTGAAAAGTATGTAGAGATCAAAGAAGATGTCTCCAAGATGGTAGATTTCTCCG AGCGTATCCCAACAGTCAGAGGGCCTAGGACAGCCGTCTTCTGGGACGCCGTGGATTGCCCTTTCCCTCCTTCTTCCTCTCCTGATGCGATCTACCACTCTATCTCATCAGCCCTTGTGGAAAGGGAGTTTAGTGATAACATTACAATCTGGGCCTatcttgatgatgatgacgacaaGAAAGGGTCTTGGCTGGGTGGTGACAAGACGTGGGCTTCCAGAATCTACTTTCTTCCCGGAG GGGATAAAGCCTCTAGACGTATCAGAATGATAAATGACATTCATTTATGGATGAGGGACTCTCCGCAGAAGTCCACGAGTTATGAAGCTAGTTTGGTCCTATTCTCAGACCAGTTCAAAGATGACGACGTCTACTACAGAGATATGCTTCAACAATTGGGTAACATGCGTTACTATGTTCTCTTAGTCACTCCGGCTCTGGACATCAACAAACCAGAAACCCCTGAATGGCCTGGATTGCTTCTAGATAGAGGCGCATACTTTTTTGATCAAGTAAAAAGCCAAATCTATCAAGGACCCGATGATGCGGCGGCCGAAGAAGAAACACCTCCGATTATGAGTGACATGGATTACAGTCTTCTCTGCCCTTTTGGTGATCAAACAAGCGAAAGCTCTGAAGATGAAGACAGTCCATTCTGGCCACCTCGGACTGATGACATGCTAATAGATGCAGGACAAAGCTCTGCCGAACAAGAAACACCCGTCTATCGCTGGGACCCTTTTACCCTCATGTACAAACTTGAAAGCCTATTTCCCAAAGAGGAGCATGAAGCCGAAGAAGACACACCTGACAAACTTGCCACGCATGGCACTTGTCGCTTGGAAACTAACACTGAGGACATCAAGAAACCAGAAAGCCCTAAATTGCCAGGACGGCAAATAGATGGAGGATCAGGCTGGGGAAGCTCTGAAGAACCTTGTCCCAAAAGGCATAAGGCTGAAGAAAACACCTGA
- the LOC103850532 gene encoding uncharacterized protein LOC103850532 isoform X1: protein MGEDETIDFESLKQTLVFWNMDDYPIPVDTTDDLGPVFGDISKALYLMGFRLGFMDVLLYSEQHNYDKTFADIIQPCLPQGRSYSGCVYKVPDITLHMILHASYIGPGPVNFFVIAKPQRELLRVLQCLKLRRHNVLLLKPPPPDEECLFSVDSLLNYARLLGGGKPIYNPLQGYMDEFDSSLEKYIEIKEDVSKTVDFSERIPTVKGPRTAVFWDAVDCPFPPSSSPDAIYHSISSALVEREFSDNITIWAYLDDDDNKKGSWLGGDKTWASRIYFLPGGDKASRRIRMINDIHLWMRDSPQKSTSYEASLVLFSDQFKDDDVYYRDMLQQLGNMRYYVLLVTPALDINKPETPEWPGLLLDRGAYFFDQVKSQIYQGPDDAAAEEETPPIMSDMDYSLLCPFGDQTSESSEDEDSPFWPPRTDDMLIDAGQSSAEQETPVYRWDPFTLMYKLESLFPKEEHEAEEDTPDKLATHGTCRLETNTEDIKKPESPKLPGRQIDGGSGWGSSEEPCPKRHKAEENT, encoded by the exons ATGGGCGAAGACGAGACCATCGATTTTGAGTCCT TGAAGCAGACACTGGTGTTCTGGAACATGGATGATTACCCAATCCCTGTTGATACTACGGATGATCTTGGTCCTGTTTTTGGTGATATCTCAAAAGCTCTTTATCTCATGGGTTTTCGTCTCGGTTTTATGGACGTGTTATTGTACTCTGAGCAACACAACTACGACAAAACATTTGCCGATATAATCCAGCCATGCTTACCCCAAG GTCGGTCTTATTCGGGTTGTGTTTACAAAGTGCCGGATATCACTTTGCATATGATTCTTCACGCATCATATATTGGACCAGGACCAGTGAATTTTTTTGTAATCGCCAAACCACAAAGGGAGTTACTCAGGGTTCTGCAGTGTTTGAAATTGAGGCGTCACAATGTTCTTCTATTAAAGCCACCGCCGCCTGATGAAGAATGTCTCTTTAGTGTTGACTCTCTGCTTAATTATGCACGACTTTTAGGTGGAGGAAAGCCTATATACAACCCTTTACAAGGTTATATGGATGAGTTTGATAGCTCTCTAGAAAAGTATATAGAGATCAAAGAAGATGTCTCCAAGACGGTAGATTTCTCCG AGCGCATCCCGACCGTCAAAGGGCCTAGGACAGCCGTCTTCTGGGACGCCGTGGATTGCCCTTTCCCTCCTTCTTCCTCTCCTGATGCGATCTACCACTCTATCTCATCAGCTCTTGTTGAAAGGGAGTTTAGTGATAACATTACAATCTGGGCCTATCTTGATGATGATGACAACAAGAAAGGGTCTTGGCTGGGTGGTGACAAGACGTGGGCTTCCAGAATCTACTTTCTTCCCGGAG GGGATAAAGCCTCTAGACGTATCAGAATGATAAATGACATTCATTTATGGATGAGGGACTCTCCGCAGAAGTCCACGAGTTATGAAGCTAGTTTGGTCCTATTCTCAGACCAGTTCAAAGATGACGACGTCTACTACAGAGATATGCTTCAACAATTGGGTAACATGCGTTACTATGTTCTCTTAGTCACTCCGGCTCTGGACATCAACAAACCAGAAACCCCTGAATGGCCTGGATTGCTTCTAGATAGAGGCGCATACTTTTTTGATCAAGTAAAAAGCCAAATCTATCAAGGACCCGATGATGCGGCGGCCGAAGAAGAAACACCTCCGATTATGAGTGACATGGATTACAGTCTTCTCTGCCCTTTTGGTGATCAAACAAGCGAAAGCTCTGAAGATGAAGACAGTCCATTCTGGCCACCTCGGACTGATGACATGCTAATAGATGCAGGACAAAGCTCTGCCGAACAAGAAACACCCGTCTATCGCTGGGACCCTTTTACCCTCATGTACAAACTTGAAAGCCTATTTCCCAAAGAGGAGCATGAAGCCGAAGAAGACACACCTGACAAACTTGCCACGCATGGCACTTGTCGCTTGGAAACTAACACTGAGGACATCAAGAAACCAGAAAGCCCTAAATTGCCAGGACGGCAAATAGATGGAGGATCAGGCTGGGGAAGCTCTGAAGAACCTTGTCCCAAAAGGCATAAGGCTGAAGAAAACACCTGA